One window of Lacerta agilis isolate rLacAgi1 chromosome 14, rLacAgi1.pri, whole genome shotgun sequence genomic DNA carries:
- the LOC117057502 gene encoding olfactory receptor 13G1-like, which translates to MELKNQSAVQDFILVGLSSSSEHQKIIFWGFTLIYATALSTNFLFIFTLSTCRKLHTPMYFLLIHLSIANMFCISVTIPKMLQNTLASRKTISFSGCIAQVYFFLWALGTEILLLSFMAFDRFIAICHPLQYTVIMRREVYIGVVAGVWVAGMINSAIHTGLVLRLSFCDSNVINHFFCDLPPLLMLSCSDISLNETMAYVADAVFSMGSCLLTLTSYLLILATIFRIQSTEGKKKAFSTCSSHLLVVSFYFSTIIYTYIRPTSTSSQEENKVIAILYSVVTPVLNPVIYSLRNKDVKEALKKLTGRSLLRVSVG; encoded by the coding sequence ATGGAACTGAAGAACCAGTCAGCAGTTCAAGATTTTATTTTGGTCGGCTTATCCAGCTCCTCTGAACATCAGAAAATCATATTTTGGGGGTTCACTTTAATCTATGCAACTGCTTTGTCAACCAACTTCCTCTTCATCTTCACTTTAAGCACTTGCCGCAAGCTCCACACCCCCATGTATTTCCTGCTCATCCATTTGTCCATAGCAAACATGTTTTGTATCTCGGTGACAATTCCCAAGATGCTCCAGAATACTTTGGCCTCCAGGAAGACCATCTCATTTTCCGGCTGCATAGCCCAAGTTTACTTTTTCTTGTGGGCTCTGGGAACAGAGATATTGCTGCTTTCCTTTATGGCCTTTGATCGCTTCATCGCCATCTGCCATCCTTTGCAGTACACAGTCATCATGAGGAGGGAAGTATACATCGGGGTGGTGGCTGGAGTGTGGGTGGCGGGGATGATCAATTCTGCCATTCACACAGGGCTTGTGCTGCGCCTTTCCTTCTGCGACTCCAACGTCATCAACCACTTCTTCTGTGACTTGCCTCCTTTGCTGATGTTGTCTTGCTCAGACATCAGCCTCAATGAAACCATGGCTTATGTAGCTGATGCTGTCTTCTCCATGGGTAGCTGTTTGCTGACGTTAACATCATATTTGTTGATTCTGGCAACCATCTTTAGAATTCAATCTActgaagggaagaagaaagccTTCTCCACTTGCTCTTCCCACCTCCTTGTTGTCAGCTTCTACTTTTCCACCATCATCTACACATACATCAGGCCTACCTCAACCTCATCCCAAGAAGAAAACAAGGTTATTGCTATCCTTTATTCAGTGGTAACTCCTGTGCTCAACCCTGTCATATATTCCTTGAGAAATAAAGACGTTAAAGAGGCACTGAAGAAGCTCACAGGTAGATCCCTACTGAGAGTTAGTGTTGGATAG